One window from the genome of Pseudomonas frederiksbergensis encodes:
- the cysM gene encoding cysteine synthase CysM, which produces MTLQYPTIADCVGNTPLVRLQRLPGATSNTLLLKLEGNNPAGSVKDRPALSMITRGELRGQIQPGDTLIEATSGNTGIALAMAAAIKGYKMILIMPDNSSAERKAAMTAYGAELILVTQEQGMEGARDLAERMQAEGRGKVLDQFANGDNPEAHYTTTGPEIWRQTDGTITHFVSSMGTTGTIMGTSRYLKEQNPNVQIVGLQPMEGSAIPGIRRWPQEYLPKIYQAERVDRIIDMAQSEAEDVTRRLAREEGIFCGVSSGGAVAGMLRLSREVENAVIVAIICDRGDRYLSTGIFDAPN; this is translated from the coding sequence ATGACTTTGCAGTACCCCACCATCGCCGATTGCGTCGGCAATACTCCGCTGGTTCGCCTGCAGCGCCTGCCCGGTGCGACCAGCAATACGCTGTTGCTCAAGCTCGAAGGGAATAACCCGGCGGGTTCGGTCAAGGACCGCCCGGCGCTGTCGATGATCACTCGCGGTGAGTTGCGCGGGCAGATCCAGCCCGGCGATACGCTGATCGAGGCGACGTCCGGCAACACCGGCATCGCCCTGGCGATGGCGGCGGCGATCAAGGGTTACAAGATGATCCTGATCATGCCCGACAACTCCAGCGCCGAGCGCAAGGCCGCGATGACGGCCTACGGCGCCGAGTTGATCCTGGTGACCCAGGAGCAAGGCATGGAAGGCGCCCGGGACCTGGCCGAGCGCATGCAGGCCGAAGGCCGGGGCAAGGTGCTCGATCAGTTCGCCAACGGTGACAATCCCGAGGCCCACTACACCACCACCGGTCCGGAGATCTGGCGCCAGACCGACGGCACGATTACTCATTTCGTCAGCTCGATGGGCACCACTGGCACCATCATGGGCACGTCGCGCTATTTGAAAGAACAGAACCCGAACGTCCAGATTGTCGGCTTGCAACCGATGGAAGGTTCGGCGATTCCCGGTATTCGCCGCTGGCCCCAGGAATACCTGCCGAAGATCTACCAGGCCGAGCGCGTGGACCGCATCATCGACATGGCCCAGAGTGAAGCCGAGGACGTGACCCGTCGCCTGGCGCGTGAAGAAGGCATCTTCTGCGGCGTGTCCTCGGGCGGTGCCGTGGCGGGAATGCTGCGCTTGTCCAGGGAGGTTGAGAATGCAGTGATCGTCGCGATCATCTGCGACCGTGGCGACCGTTACCTGTCGACCGGCATTTTCGACGCGCCCAACTGA
- a CDS encoding response regulator — MLKKLGIKGRVLLLTLLPTSLMALVLGGYFTWMQQSDLHAQLLQRGEMIAEQLAPLVAPALSRQDIELLERVATQSLEQTDVRAVTFLAPDRAPLAHAGPTMLNRAPEGNSTQLLQRTGNDATRYLLPVFGKHRNLAGELIPEEADRLLGWVELELSHSGMLLRGYRSLFASLLLIGAGLCLTALLALRMGRTINRPLSQIKQAVAQLKDGHLETRLPPLGSQELDELASGINRMAGTLQNAQEELQHSIDQATEDVRQNLETIEIQNIELDLARKEALEASRIKSEFLANMSHEIRTPLNGILGFTHLLQKSELTPRQLDYLGTIEKSADSLLGIINEILDFSKIEAGKLVLDNIPFNLRDLLQDTLTILAPAAHAKQLELVSLVYRDTPLSLVGDPLRLKQILTNLVSNAIKFTREGTIVARAMLEEEHEDSVQLRISIQDTGIGLSAQDVRALFQAFSQADNSLSRQPGGTGLGLVISKRLVEQMGGEIGVDSTPGEGSEFWISLRLPKTRDDAEDLPGPPLLGRRVAVLENHELARQALQHQLEDCGLQVTPFNTLENLTNGVTVAHQTDQAIDLAVLGITSNEVPPERLNQHIWDLEHLGCKVLVLCPTTEQTLYHLSVPNPHSQLQAKPACTRKLRRSLSDLVNPRPPRNEPSEPVPSRAPKVLCVDDNPANLLLVQTLLEDMGARVLAVESGYAAVKAVQKETFDLVLMDVQMPGMDGRQTTEAIRQWESERHCTPLPIVALTAHAMANEKRALLQSGMDDYLTKPISERQLAQVVLKWTGLALRNQVSDRGLAVHGSGELLVLDHEEGLRLAAGKADLAADMLAMLLASLEADREAIRQASEANDHHALIERVHRLHGATRYCGVPQLRAACQRSETLLKQQDPKAAEALEDLERAIDRLAEEARVSA, encoded by the coding sequence GTGCTCAAGAAACTGGGAATCAAAGGCCGTGTGCTGTTGCTGACCCTGTTGCCGACCAGCCTGATGGCGCTGGTCCTGGGCGGCTATTTCACCTGGATGCAGCAATCGGACCTGCACGCCCAGTTACTGCAACGGGGCGAGATGATCGCCGAGCAGCTGGCACCGCTGGTCGCACCTGCGCTGAGCCGCCAGGACATCGAACTGCTGGAGCGAGTCGCCACCCAATCACTCGAGCAAACGGATGTGCGCGCCGTGACCTTCCTGGCCCCCGACCGCGCGCCCCTGGCCCATGCCGGCCCGACCATGCTCAACCGGGCACCGGAGGGCAACAGTACCCAACTGCTGCAACGCACCGGCAACGATGCCACCCGCTACTTGCTGCCGGTGTTCGGCAAGCACCGCAACCTGGCCGGCGAACTGATTCCCGAAGAAGCCGACCGCCTGCTCGGCTGGGTAGAGCTGGAGTTGTCCCACAGCGGCATGTTGCTGCGTGGTTATCGCAGCCTGTTTGCCAGCCTGCTGTTGATCGGCGCCGGCTTGTGCCTGACCGCGCTGCTGGCCCTGCGCATGGGCCGCACGATCAACCGTCCGCTGAGCCAGATCAAGCAAGCCGTGGCGCAGCTCAAGGACGGCCACTTGGAAACCCGCTTGCCGCCGCTGGGCAGCCAGGAGCTGGACGAATTGGCGTCGGGCATCAATCGCATGGCCGGCACCTTGCAGAATGCCCAGGAAGAATTGCAGCACAGCATCGACCAGGCCACCGAGGATGTGCGCCAGAACCTGGAAACCATCGAGATCCAGAACATCGAGCTGGACCTGGCCCGCAAGGAGGCCCTGGAAGCCAGCCGGATCAAATCCGAGTTCCTGGCGAACATGAGCCATGAGATCCGCACACCGCTCAACGGTATCCTCGGTTTCACCCATCTATTGCAGAAAAGCGAACTGACTCCGCGCCAGCTCGATTACCTGGGCACCATCGAAAAATCCGCCGACAGCCTGCTCGGGATCATCAATGAGATCCTCGATTTCTCGAAGATCGAGGCTGGCAAGCTGGTGCTCGACAACATCCCGTTCAACTTGCGGGACCTGTTGCAAGACACTTTGACGATCCTCGCCCCCGCCGCCCACGCCAAGCAGTTGGAACTGGTGAGCCTGGTCTACCGCGACACGCCGTTGTCGCTGGTAGGCGATCCGCTGCGCCTCAAGCAGATCCTCACCAACCTGGTGAGCAACGCGATCAAGTTCACTCGTGAAGGCACCATCGTCGCTCGCGCCATGCTCGAGGAAGAACATGAAGACAGCGTGCAATTGCGCATCAGCATCCAGGACACCGGCATTGGCCTCTCTGCCCAAGACGTACGGGCGCTTTTCCAGGCGTTCAGCCAGGCCGACAACTCCTTGTCCCGGCAACCCGGCGGCACTGGCCTGGGCTTGGTGATTTCCAAGCGGCTGGTGGAACAAATGGGCGGCGAGATCGGCGTGGACAGCACCCCGGGCGAAGGTTCCGAGTTCTGGATCAGCCTGCGCCTGCCCAAGACCCGCGATGATGCCGAGGACCTGCCGGGGCCGCCACTGCTGGGCCGACGCGTGGCCGTCCTGGAAAATCACGAATTGGCCCGCCAGGCCTTGCAGCACCAGTTGGAGGATTGTGGGTTGCAAGTCACGCCGTTCAACACACTGGAGAACCTGACCAACGGGGTCACGGTTGCTCACCAGACCGACCAGGCCATCGATCTGGCGGTGCTGGGCATTACCAGCAATGAGGTGCCACCGGAGCGTCTCAACCAGCACATCTGGGATCTCGAACACCTGGGCTGCAAGGTCCTCGTGCTCTGCCCGACCACCGAGCAGACGCTGTATCACCTCTCCGTTCCCAACCCCCACAGCCAGTTGCAGGCCAAGCCGGCCTGCACACGCAAGTTGCGGCGCTCGCTGTCCGATCTGGTCAACCCGCGTCCACCGCGCAACGAACCCAGCGAACCGGTGCCCAGCCGCGCCCCGAAAGTACTGTGCGTGGACGACAACCCGGCCAACCTGTTGCTGGTGCAGACCCTGCTCGAGGACATGGGCGCGCGGGTGCTGGCGGTGGAAAGCGGCTATGCCGCGGTCAAGGCCGTGCAAAAGGAAACCTTCGACTTGGTCTTGATGGACGTGCAGATGCCTGGCATGGACGGCCGCCAGACCACCGAGGCAATTCGCCAGTGGGAAAGCGAGCGGCACTGCACGCCGCTGCCGATTGTCGCCCTCACCGCCCACGCCATGGCCAACGAGAAACGTGCCTTGCTGCAAAGCGGCATGGATGACTACCTGACCAAACCCATCAGCGAGCGGCAGTTGGCCCAGGTCGTGCTCAAATGGACCGGCCTGGCGTTGCGCAACCAAGTGTCGGACCGCGGGCTGGCCGTCCACGGCAGCGGTGAACTGCTGGTGCTCGATCACGAAGAAGGCCTGCGCCTGGCCGCCGGCAAGGCCGACCTGGCCGCGGACATGCTGGCGATGCTGCTGGCCTCCCTGGAAGCCGACCGCGAAGCGATTCGCCAGGCCAGCGAAGCCAATGATCACCATGCACTGATTGAGCGGGTCCATCGCCTGCATGGTGCCACGCGTTATTGCGGCGTACCGCAATTGCGCGCCGCCTGCCAGCGCAGCGAAACCCTGCTCAAGCAACAGGACCCCAAAGCGGCAGAGGCCCTAGAAGATCTGGAGCGCGCCATTGATCGCCTGGCCGAAGAGGCACGCGTCAGCGCCTGA
- the rlmD gene encoding 23S rRNA (uracil(1939)-C(5))-methyltransferase RlmD: MAKQDRGLRFQPSGGSRAPQVPTGKKQRLTIERLANDGRGIAFVDGRTWFVLGALAGEEVEARVLGAHGKVVEARTERVFLSSELRRPAPCIHAGRCGGCSVQHLPHDEQLALKQRMLAEQLSRVAGVEPDEWAAPLSGPEFGYRRRARVAVRWDQKAKKLDVGFRAAGSQDIVAIGDCPVLVQPLQPIMSRLPEMLRRLSKPQALGHVELFAGSSLAVLLRHMAPLSEADLTILKDFCAFHEAQLWLHGEGEPQPVDPGQSLGYRLETWDLDLAYRPGDFIQVNAAVNEAMVAQALQWLAPRPEERVLDLFCGLGNFALPLARQVREVVAVEGVQTMVERAAANAISNNLHNTAFFQADLSQPLAGAEWIGEGFSAVLLDPPRDGAFEVVRKLASLGARRLVYVSCNPATLARDTVELIKQGYRLKRAGILDMFPQTAHVEAMALFEASQDGLSD; the protein is encoded by the coding sequence ATGGCCAAGCAAGATAGAGGCTTGCGCTTCCAGCCCAGCGGCGGAAGCCGGGCCCCGCAAGTGCCCACCGGTAAAAAGCAGCGCCTGACCATTGAACGCTTGGCCAATGACGGCCGCGGCATTGCGTTCGTCGATGGCCGTACCTGGTTCGTCCTCGGCGCCCTGGCGGGTGAGGAGGTCGAGGCGCGGGTGCTCGGTGCCCACGGCAAAGTGGTCGAGGCGCGTACCGAGCGGGTGTTCCTGTCCAGTGAACTGCGCCGCCCAGCGCCGTGTATCCATGCCGGTCGTTGCGGTGGCTGCAGCGTCCAGCATTTGCCCCATGACGAACAACTCGCCCTGAAACAGCGCATGCTCGCCGAGCAACTGTCGCGGGTCGCCGGGGTCGAGCCGGATGAATGGGCCGCACCGTTGAGCGGGCCGGAGTTCGGTTATCGCCGTCGCGCCCGGGTAGCGGTGCGTTGGGACCAGAAGGCGAAAAAACTCGACGTGGGTTTCCGCGCCGCCGGCAGCCAGGACATCGTTGCCATCGGTGATTGCCCGGTGCTGGTACAGCCCTTGCAGCCGATCATGAGCCGCCTGCCGGAAATGCTGCGACGTTTGAGCAAACCCCAGGCGCTGGGGCATGTGGAATTGTTCGCAGGTTCGTCCCTCGCGGTATTGCTACGCCACATGGCGCCGTTGTCGGAAGCCGACCTGACGATCCTCAAGGACTTCTGCGCGTTCCACGAAGCCCAATTGTGGCTGCATGGCGAAGGTGAGCCGCAACCGGTCGATCCCGGGCAATCCCTGGGATATCGCCTGGAAACCTGGGACCTGGACCTGGCTTACCGGCCAGGGGATTTCATCCAGGTGAACGCCGCCGTCAACGAAGCGATGGTCGCCCAAGCGTTGCAATGGTTGGCGCCGCGCCCCGAGGAACGGGTGCTGGACCTGTTCTGCGGCCTGGGCAATTTTGCCTTGCCGCTGGCCAGGCAGGTGCGCGAAGTGGTGGCGGTGGAGGGCGTGCAGACCATGGTCGAGCGTGCTGCCGCCAACGCCATCAGCAACAATTTGCATAACACTGCTTTTTTTCAGGCCGATTTATCCCAGCCATTGGCGGGTGCCGAATGGATCGGCGAAGGCTTTTCTGCGGTACTCTTGGACCCACCCCGTGACGGTGCTTTCGAGGTGGTGCGCAAGCTGGCATCCCTCGGGGCCAGACGGTTGGTTTATGTATCGTGCAACCCGGCAACTTTGGCGCGGGATACGGTCGAACTGATCAAGCAGGGCTACCGGTTAAAACGTGCCGGGATTCTCGATATGTTTCCTCAAACGGCGCATGTCGAGGCCATGGCGTTATTTGAAGCGAGCCAGGATGGCTTGTCCGACTGA